The Patescibacteria group bacterium genome has a segment encoding these proteins:
- a CDS encoding CvpA family protein, producing MATFDILLLVFIGGFVAAGFFAGLFQTLGALLGTFVGYYIAIRNYADLAVWLEPIFFKNHAAAAVVAFVIIFLVINRLVGLFVWVLAKTFQWLKFIPFFSIMNRISGALLGLIEGFIVVGIVIKTAESFIGPSVFSDSVAASQFAQFLIRIADLFNFVLPKLVDSVVS from the coding sequence ATGGCCACCTTCGACATCTTATTGCTTGTGTTTATCGGTGGTTTTGTCGCGGCTGGGTTTTTTGCCGGGTTATTTCAGACATTGGGTGCGCTATTGGGTACGTTTGTCGGCTATTACATCGCCATCCGTAATTATGCCGATCTGGCGGTTTGGCTGGAGCCGATATTTTTCAAGAATCACGCCGCCGCTGCCGTAGTCGCTTTTGTGATTATATTCCTGGTAATTAATCGTTTGGTCGGCCTGTTTGTCTGGGTGCTGGCTAAGACCTTTCAATGGCTCAAGTTCATACCGTTTTTCTCGATTATGAATCGAATCAGCGGCGCGCTGCTGGGTTTGATTGAGGGATTTATCGTGGTCGGCATTGTGATCAAGACGGCGGAGTCTTTCATCGGTCCATCGGTTTTTTCCGATTCGGTGGCGGCATCGCAATTTGCCCAGTTTCTAATTAGGATAGCCGACCTGTTTAATTTCGTTTTGCCGAAGCTGGTTGATTCGGTGGTATCGTAA
- the amrB gene encoding AmmeMemoRadiSam system protein B produces MKRLALLSAILLTLTGCARPAKTIETNKNNTSNPGGIVQRSYSMDRAFFDRAFTGNQPVAEQTVVVAGIIPHHLLASHQIARWFDGVQELKPSVVVVVGPNHNEIGNGPILTSNGDWNTPYGILNRDTELIGELVDSGLVNVDERIFTQEHSISAEVSFIKRTWPNTKFVPIILKNTASETNQISLAKQLNVLLPSDALVIASADFSHYLTSDEADRQDAVTLTALTSLNTNRVEEMYVDSKPTMRTVLEYVHLRQSKELVILENTNSAKVTGQSKLSEVTSYFTAYYTK; encoded by the coding sequence ATGAAACGGCTGGCGCTATTGAGCGCAATATTGCTGACACTGACTGGTTGTGCGCGGCCAGCTAAAACAATCGAAACAAACAAGAACAATACCTCCAATCCGGGTGGTATTGTTCAGCGTTCCTACTCGATGGATCGAGCTTTTTTCGATCGCGCCTTTACCGGTAACCAGCCAGTGGCCGAACAGACTGTTGTAGTGGCCGGGATTATTCCGCATCACTTGCTGGCATCGCATCAAATTGCGCGCTGGTTTGATGGCGTTCAAGAATTAAAACCCAGCGTGGTAGTGGTGGTCGGCCCCAATCATAACGAGATTGGCAATGGACCGATTCTAACTTCCAACGGTGATTGGAACACGCCCTACGGAATATTAAATCGAGACACAGAGTTAATTGGTGAATTAGTTGATTCGGGATTAGTAAATGTTGATGAACGAATATTTACACAAGAACATTCCATATCGGCCGAAGTGTCATTTATCAAGCGAACCTGGCCAAACACAAAGTTCGTACCGATCATTCTGAAAAATACAGCAAGCGAAACCAATCAAATCAGCTTAGCAAAACAGCTGAACGTACTTCTACCATCAGACGCACTTGTTATTGCTAGTGCTGATTTTTCCCATTATCTCACGTCTGATGAGGCCGATCGGCAGGATGCTGTCACTTTAACAGCGTTAACAAGTTTGAATACGAATCGTGTCGAGGAAATGTATGTTGATTCAAAGCCGACTATGCGCACCGTTTTGGAATACGTACATCTACGACAATCTAAAGAGTTGGTCATACTGGAAAACACAAATTCAGCCAAGGTAACTGGGCAGTCAAAATTATCTGAGGTGACCAGTTATTTCACGGCCTATTACACAAAATAA